The Opisthocomus hoazin isolate bOpiHoa1 chromosome 2, bOpiHoa1.hap1, whole genome shotgun sequence genomic interval taaaagtttatCTGCTTTGAATTATGAAGTTTGGTGGCGTAGAGcgttggaaaaaaggaaaatgaagaaaacactaACTTCCTTGCTAAAACTTTTCCAATAGAGAACTGCCAGGAGTAACAAACAAAGCATGATTTGCTGAGTCAATCCAACCAATACTTTCTCCCCGCCCAAACTGCCACATCTAATAGACAGGAAACCGAAACAGAAAGGAGCCATGATTTTGGAATCACACACTTACCATGAAACTGCATCCTAACTCAGCAACTGGATACTTAAACAGGCTGTTACTTGTATCACGTGCCTAAAATCCAGTATTGTGCCCCAGCATCTATTAACTTCTATTACTGTAGTATACGATTAATTGCTATCCATGTGATAACAAAATGAACAATATATGCTGCACTTCTCTCGTGCTGCAGAGCATCTTTACCTGTTTCTTCGTCACTGTATGTAGAAAGCATTTTCCAAATCAGATAAGGACCTCCCACTATAACAGCAAAGAATAAGAAAATAGGCCAGGATTTTGCAGAGTTAGCCACCTTATCTTCAAGGCCAACGTGAGCTACTGTCCCCTCACTTTCAGCCCACAAATCTTCATTCTCAGAGCTCTTCTGCAGACCCAGTAATCGTTGCAGTCGTTGGTATAGGTATCTTATAGTTCTCACTAAAGCAAAAGCTGAAAACACCTTTGTGAAGTGTACTTTGAGGCGGGAGAAGTGATTGGCTACATCCAACACAGCTCTGAAACTGTTGTACACAGCTGAAAAAGTAGCATCCATCATCATGCTGACTGAGGCAAACGCATGCACAATACTTTCAATGGACTGAAATGCACCTCTGCTGCTCTCTTCAGCCTGCTGAACAAACCTGCTGGGGGGAATGTCATCTGTACGAAAGCGGTTATAACCCAAACCACCATATCCGTAACTGTAAGGactatagcttccataaaaagagGTTCCATATGAACcatagcctggagaaaaagaaCTACTATATGCTGGCCTGAAAGTGCTCAGACTGCTGCTTCCGGTTTGCTGAGATGGTCTTGGCAAAATAGGTGGAGGTATTCGTGCAACTGTGGGTTGTCCAGGCCTGGTCAGCAGGTTGCCACCCAAGTCAGCAGACCTAAACAAATTCAGACAAGAAAGATCAGCACTCAAAATAAGCTTGTAATTTCATTTCCCCAGAGTTAATGGCTAACCGTATAAATAGGACAGTGTGTTTCAGTAGCGCCAGGATGGGGAACCTGGTAGCCCAACACTCAGTACATTGCACAATGTTTGTGCAAAGTAAAAAATCTAGTCAGGAAATACAGgtctttcaggggaaaaaaaaaaactcaaaacatgATGTATTTAGTGTAAATATGGAACCGCAGCATATCTGAAATGTACACATGGAAAAACTTTCTGTCTATTTATTGTATTGACTAACAAAGCATGAAATGCTACATCTAGATGCATCAAACCTGATGCTGTAACACCTGGGTCATTCTGCTGCACACAAAGGCCTCTCATATGCACTATCAGTAATATTTATGAACTTTGCAATATGAAAGATTTATTTCCAATACTTGTTTTCAGCTCTTCTATACAATGAACCAATGGTACAACAGGAAGGAAGTCTGAGAGCTCCTTTGAATCCGCCCTTAGAGAAAAGGGTGGTGTGACCTAATTGAGAATCCAAGGAATTATACAACAACATATGCAAGGGTTCTGGGTCCCCCAATCTCCCACTCTCCCCAAACTATCTAACTACCTTTATGTAGCACGCTTAGGGATAGGCTCTATTACTGTTaatagctggcagaaagaggtATTACGAGtcaattatttgtttttaatttagagaACTTCTATTCCTTCACATGCCCAAAAGTTTAGGTCATTTTATCTATGCCCTTTGAAATGAGACTCTGCAAGTACCAGACTGGTATTTGAGTACTGTCAAGCAGCTGTCCAACTTTTGCAGTTTCATTAAAAGCTAATCACATATCATCCTAAAAGTCACACATTTTGATCATTTCCTATATTTACTGCCTCATCCCATTACTTCCCACTTCGGCAGTCCATTAAATTCACACAAAAAAATAGAAGAACAACAGTCAAGTTTGAATTGCTAtggagctgcttctttctgcccTACTTTCAATGTGAAGCATGCTTGCTATATTATTTCTGTATAAGGTAGGGAACAACTTCGTCTCAGCAAAACTTACAGGTTTCCACAGCAAAGAACAATATTTATCTTTACTCTGTTTGGTTTTCCCATCATAGACTTTAACTCTCTTAGGagttaaaaacagaagcaaaaactaAGCTATTATCACAGAAAACAGAGGTACTGTAACTTACTCAGTCATACGGCACCTCTCCGCGATACGCTTTTAAAGCTGCTTGAAGCAATTGACAATGAGCTAGATAACGCCACCAGGAAAACTTAACATCAAATTTCTTGCTCAGCAAGCTTCAGCTTGCAGTGAAAGCAGAAAAGTTTCTGTTGAACGTTTAGTCTTGGGCTAATCTTTTGCTCAGTTTCAGCTTACTCAACTTGCAGTCGCGAGCACCAAATGAAAACCAAGACTGATCTTCAGCTGCCAAGCTTTCCTTCATTTCTAATAGAAACAAAGGAGCTTACAAACACTGTCTCGGTGAGCAGATTGGATTTTCTGGAAAAGCTCAGATTCCCGGGTGAGCACACCTGAGAGACTGATGCATGAATCTTTTCCAGTTCCTGCGGACACCACCACACCGCTTCTCCCGTTCTGCggaggcacacacacacagctaTATAATCCCCAGGAAAGGATACCCCACACTCTCTCCACTCTTAGCAACAAGTACAGCTTTACCTTCACAATATTAAATATGTAACTTTCTACAGACACAGGTAGGGTTTTTGAGGGCAGTAGCTTTCGGGAGCCTCCCACCCCCTTCTCCTCACCGAGAAGGGGAATCCACCAGAGACACCTCCCAGCACACGACCCCTCAACAAAGCAGGGCACAACGGCCCAAAACCACCCCAGCAGGCAACCCATGCCCCCGGGTGACCTAAACCGACAAACCCCCTGCCGCTCTCCTCAGCCACTAGCTCGCGGAGGTACTGCCCGGTTGGGCCCGACCTTTGAGCTCGCCTCAGGGTAGAAGGCCAAGGCAGGACGCCCGAGGAGGGGAGGCGTAGCCGCCCTGAGGGGGTGAACGCTCTACCCGGCCGCGGGCCGGCGCACGCACTCACTGGAAGGCCGGCGCCACCGTGCCCGCCAGCCGCCGGTTCTCCCAGGGCTTGGGAGGCGGCAGCTGCGACGCCATCTCCGCCTCACTGCGAGCCCCActcggcccccggcccggcccggcccagcccagcccagccaggcccACCGCGCTCCTCCGCCCGCCCACCGGCAGACGCGACGCGGGAGCACCGAGCTATTCACCACCCGCCGTTCCGGCAGggcctcccgccgcgccggcccATCGATGCGCTCTGCCTCGCCTCTGCGCAAGCCTGTGCTGGCTCCGCTGGCCGCCCGGGAAGGAGGGGCGAGGCCGCGCGTGGAGTGGGGGTTGCTGTGAGGTGATCGCTGCTCTGTGGGGAACGGAGCGGGGTGGGGTGGCGGAGGCGAAGGCggtcgccgccgccgcccagaGCTCATCTGCGGCTCCTACGGCCTCCTACGGCAGGGGGGCCTCGTGCTTGAGCGGTCCCCATTCTCCCCTCGGCTCAGGCGCCTCAGCGTGGGGGGCTGTAACGGTTCTAACCGCCGGGGCGCGCGCTGGTGTGTGTATACGCAACGTGGTGGGTTATGGGGCTCCCTCACCGAAACCGGAGGTGtccgggccgggagcgggggtgCTGAGCTGGCCGCTCAGCGCTCGCCTTGTCGCGATCGCGATCTGCTGGTGTCGCGGGGGCCGCGGCGTGGCTGCGCCGTTGGGCGGCCGCGGGAGGCGCGTCGCACTCCGTCCTGTCCCCTCCCGGGTGGCGGCGGGGGAAGCGGTGACTGccgtccccgccgggctgcggccgTGCAGCGCCTGAGTTCGGTTCAGATTTCTTAAGGAGCTTCTCGGTGGTTTTCTGCTTAAATCTCTGGGTTCCGGCGGTCGTCGCGCGAAACATTGTTGTGGCAAGTGTTGAAGTCTCACAAAGCTGAATCGAGCTAACATACCTAAAAGtatgttggtttgttttctttttaaaaacaggtttgaTGTTTTCTAGATAGTCCTTGGTTTTTGCAGCTCACCATAAAGAATCCAAATCCGGGAGAAACTAAATTGATTGAACGAATAACTTTTCCTGTGCTGTGAAGGTTTTCCATGGCTGAGATATTTCTGTGTGAGGTACTCCTGAGTAGGACAGTACATCAGAGGGTAACAGATTGTGGCTGGCATGGAGAACACCAATATATCTTGCCTCTGCACCGCCTCTTGCAATACAAAAAATAGGGGGTTATCAAATGTGGCTTAGAGGAGCTAAGCCCAAAACAAAATCAGGTGGTTCATCTGTCAGTAGGTACTGTGGAATTCCTTGCCAAAGAATGTAGAGGCAGAAGAATTTCAAAGAGGTGCTGGGGAAGGACTGGAGGAGAGATCTGTTAAGGATTACCAACAGGCAAACCACACCAGGTCAAAGGAATCC includes:
- the PEX13 gene encoding peroxisome biogenesis factor 13 isoform X1, which translates into the protein MASQLPPPKPWENRRLAGTVAPAFQSADLGGNLLTRPGQPTVARIPPPILPRPSQQTGSSSLSTFRPAYSSSFSPGYGSYGTSFYGSYSPYSYGYGGLGYNRFRTDDIPPSRFVQQAEESSRGAFQSIESIVHAFASVSMMMDATFSAVYNSFRAVLDVANHFSRLKVHFTKVFSAFALVRTIRYLYQRLQRLLGLQKSSENEDLWAESEGTVAHVGLEDKVANSAKSWPIFLFFAVIVGGPYLIWKMLSTYSDEETVSSNWVSGEDDHVVGRAEYDFSALSEEEISFRAGDMLKLAPKEQQPKIRGWLLASYDGRTTGLVPANYIKILGKRRGRKTVDLEGITEQRPAFTSTSVRGSIATVTLEEQEAAFDSVFAGINKVPVASDSTVVSGEKQEL
- the PEX13 gene encoding peroxisome biogenesis factor 13 isoform X2 — protein: MTESADLGGNLLTRPGQPTVARIPPPILPRPSQQTGSSSLSTFRPAYSSSFSPGYGSYGTSFYGSYSPYSYGYGGLGYNRFRTDDIPPSRFVQQAEESSRGAFQSIESIVHAFASVSMMMDATFSAVYNSFRAVLDVANHFSRLKVHFTKVFSAFALVRTIRYLYQRLQRLLGLQKSSENEDLWAESEGTVAHVGLEDKVANSAKSWPIFLFFAVIVGGPYLIWKMLSTYSDEETVSSNWVSGEDDHVVGRAEYDFSALSEEEISFRAGDMLKLAPKEQQPKIRGWLLASYDGRTTGLVPANYIKILGKRRGRKTVDLEGITEQRPAFTSTSVRGSIATVTLEEQEAAFDSVFAGINKVPVASDSTVVSGEKQEL